The Pelobates fuscus isolate aPelFus1 chromosome 2, aPelFus1.pri, whole genome shotgun sequence genome has a segment encoding these proteins:
- the KRTCAP3 gene encoding keratinocyte-associated protein 3: protein MAGGSSNRPGPGPCGFDLEKGPRQLMRTGIALIFVGHVNFILGAIVHGTILRHVANPEKRVSPEYCAANIISVVSGLLSITTGICAILASRNLGRASIHWALLVLSLLNSLLSAACFLGLILSISLTIANGGKNLISGCNSTILPAETHSVVMSNECPFDTTRIYDTTLALWFPSMFLSAVETALSVRCCVVAFILRGIGPCGETYLRQRLQEEEAEKEKMDESLRPETHQLIEANA from the exons ATCTGGAGAAGGGGCCCCGTCAGTTAATGAGAACTGGTATTGCATTAATCTTCGTGGGGCATGTGAATTTTATCCTTGGCGCCATTGTCCACGGCACGATATTAAGACACGTTGCAAATCCAGAGAAGAGAGTAAGCCCCGAATACTGCGCGGCAAACATCATCTCTGTGGTGTCAGGACTATTG AGTATCACCACTGGGATCTGCGCTATATTGGCATCCAGAAATCTTGGCAGAGCCAGTATC CATTGGGCTCTCCTGGTTCTCTCCCTGCTGAATTCCCTGCTCTCTGCTGCCTGTTTCCTGGGTTTAATCCTCTCCATCTCCCTCACCATTGCCAATGGAGGGAAGAACTTGATATCTGGCTGCAATTCCACTATTCTGCCTGCAGAAACACACTCTGTCGTTATGAGCAACGAGTGCCCTTTTGATACAACTCGAATATAT GACACTACGCTAGCTTTGTGGTTTCCTTCCATGTTCCTTTCAGCTGTGGAGACAGCACTATCTGTGCGCTGCTGTGTGGTGGCATTTATCCTGCGTGGCATTGGCCCATGTGGAGAGACTTACCTTAGACAGAgg ttgcaggaggagGAAGCAGAGAAGGAGAAAATGGATGAATCTCTAAGACCAGAAACTCACCAACTAATTGAGGCCAATGCATAG